The proteins below come from a single Candida albicans SC5314 chromosome 7, complete sequence genomic window:
- the ENP2 gene encoding ribosome biosynthesis protein (Putative nucleolar protein; essential; heterozygous mutation confers resistance to 5-fluorocytosine (5-FC), 5-fluorouracil (5-FU), and tubercidin (7-deazaadenosine); Hap43-induced; Spider biofilm induced), with the protein MVLKSTTAGNVSVYQVSGTNVSRSLPDWIDKKRKRALKHDLEYQNRIELIQDFEFSEASNKIKVTNDGQYCMATGTYKPQIHVYEFANLSLKFDRHTNVENIDFLILSNDWTKSVHLQCDRSIEFQTAGGVHYRTRIPKFGRCLTYNPINCDLIVGSSSDELYRLNLDQGRFLSPLKLDMTDGGNIDSGCNAVDINSMHGLISAGLDDGTVEFWDPRSKQRAGKLFVSDQLINSTNNTEQSSCGITSLAFRPQDALNFACGTSNGQTLLYDLRASEPYQIKDQGYGYDIKKIIWCQDSLKPEMILTSDKRIVKIWDHTNGKSFASMEPTVDINDICHIPQSGMFFMANEGMPMHTYYIPNLGSAPNWCSFLDNVTEELEEKPSDSIYSNFKFITRDEVVKLNLTHLIGSKVLRSYMHGFFINTELYDKVNLISNPNSIYDQRKREIANKINEERKSRILTSSNGNDLPTKIKVNKDLVNKLQTKFAENGTPDGNANGATDYVESIVNDDRFREMFENPDFEIDEESHEYKQLNPVKSTKDITTTNTGTTNSRGRGLTAAEESDEERLNMKDSHHTGLDSDESDEESDSESEEQSEDEAKSAETRERVGKELNKIRQSKQKQQQQDSKKFQNEMKILSQQSSSSSSSLANTEKASVSFGSQVNKLNKISKQNKNNNSISNAKDARLRRHARGEAELTFVPQKSKSKSTKSKFNNNHSDDEKSDSGKTKDSGRTKQRFEGRRIASKNKFRGM; encoded by the coding sequence ATGgttttaaaatcaacaactgCAGGGAATGTATCAGTATATCAAGTTTCTGGTACCAATGTTTCTCGATCATTACCTGATTGGATAGACAAGAAACGTAAACGAGCTCTTAAACATGATTTAGAATATCAAAATAGAATAGAATTAATTCaagattttgaattcaGTGAAgcatcaaataaaattaaagtGACTAATGATGGACAATATTGTATGGCCACCGGGACTTATAAACCACAAATTCATGTTTATGAATTTgccaatttatcattaaaatttgatCGTCATACTAATGTGGAAAAcattgattttttaattttaagTAATGATTGGACTAAAAGTGTTCATTTACAATGTGATAGAAGTATTGAATTTCAAACTGCTGGTGGAGTACATTATCGTACTAGAATACCTAAATTTGGTCGATGTTTGACATATAATCCAATTAATTGTGATTTGATCGTTGGTAGTTCAAGTGATGAATTATATCGATTGAATTTAGATCAAGGAAGGTTTTTATCCCCATTGAAATTGGATATGACTGATGGTGGCAATATTGACAGTGGATGTAACGCCGTTGATATTAATTCTATGCATGGTTTAATAAGTGCTGGGTTAGATGATGGTACCGTTGAATTTTGGGATCCAAGATCAAAACAAAGAGCCGGGAAACTATTTGTTAGtgatcaattaattaatagtACTAATAACACTGAACAAAGTTCTTGTGGTATTACATCACTTGCATTCCGACCTCAAGATGCATTAAATTTTGCTTGTGGGACAAGTAATGGACAAACATTATTATATGATTTACGTGCATCTGAACCCTATCAAATTAAAGATCAAGGATATGGGTatgatattaaaaaaatcatttggTGTCAAGATTCATTAAAACCAGAAATGATTTTAACTAGTGATAAAAGAATTGTGAAAATTTGGGATCATACTAATGGTAAATCATTTGCCTCCATGGAACCGACCGTTGATATCAATGATATTTGTCATATTCCTCAATCAGGAATGTTTTTCATGGCTAACGAAGGGATGCCCATGCATACTTATTATATCCCTAATTTGGGTTCAGCACCTAATTGGTGTTCATTCTTGGATAATGTTACTGAAGAATTGGAGGAAAAACCTTcagattcaatttattctaactttaaatttattactCGTGATGAAGtggtgaaattgaatttgactCATTTGATTGGATCCAAAGTTTTACGTTCTTATATGCATGggtttttcattaatactGAATTATATGATAAAGTCAATTTAATCAGTAATcccaattcaatttatgaTCAACGTAAACGTGAAATTGCtaacaaaatcaatgaagaaagaaaatcaagaattcTTACTAGTTCCAATGGTAATGACTTACCAACGAAAATTAAAGTCAATAAAGATTTGGTCAATAAATTACAAACTAAATTTGCTGAAAATGGTACTCCTGATGGTAATGCCAATGGTGCCACCGATTatgttgaatcaattgttaaTGATGATCGTTTTAGAGAAATGTTTGAAAACcctgattttgaaattgatgaagaatctcatgaatataaacaattgaatccGGTTAAATCAACCAAAGATataaccaccaccaatactGGTACTACTAATTCAAGAGGAAGAGGATTGACTGCAGCTGAAGAGTCAGATGAAGAAAGATTGAACATGAAAGATTCACACCACACTGGATTAGATTCAGATGAATCAGATGAAGAATCAGATTCTGAATCTGAAGAACAATCTGAAGATGAAGCTAAATCAGCCGAAACTAGAGAAAGAGTCGGTAaggaattgaataaaatacgtcaatcaaaacaaaaacaacaacagcaagaTTCAAAGAAATTccaaaatgaaatgaaaatcTTATCTCAAcaatcatcttcatcttcatcatcctTGGCAAATACCGAGAAGGCATCAGTATCATTTGGCTCTCaagtaaacaaattaaacaaaatttctAAACagaacaaaaataataatagtattaGTAATGCTAAAGATGCTAGATTACGTCGACATGCTCGTGGTGAAGCTGAATTGACATTTGTGCcccaaaaatcaaaatcaaaatcaactaaACTGAAATTTAATAACAACCAcagtgatgatgaaaagCTGGATAGTGGTAAGACTAAAGATAGTGGTAGAACTAAACAGAGATTTGAAGGTCGTAGAATAGCATCCAAGAATAAGTTTAGAGGTATGTAA
- a CDS encoding uncharacterized protein (Protein of unknown function; rat catheter biofilm repressed), with product MMTTKLSPKQLLLQLSEKLSSSNGRDQLTYDEFAQLYYKVLTILSNHGDTNKVADDENNKSSIDLITPLLNFINLNVNYGQKDTTELIYILARLIWYYLHYQSLLNVDVLLSVFTSLPYTQFCQTNHILQSDTILNYVDYFMLFSFDNDISNKTNEYLKLYTGFIVFINRFIIQFQSIVENWYNNDMKNVNKLLLLMNEYPDGKIWISLLFKIWQNKLNQPTTTIKIMEYLKSTDSTLISYYFQKNLPDSNDLQELNLDSSLKFILQILDHYQMTDNNFVIPWLFNYKFINKLQSCIGIIQNSTKFDIITKFNLLNCKVSFIMSLNYLNFIITQQILQNKFNDKLPDCAVQHFKSFQLPPLSKSNDFVIKNENNDINKPPQLASLDKIFTMIEQNNCYQSLIMIQFQILVSINKLMLDECKSIEYINNQQLVSIADKTENIDQKSLSYLLQEKIVLSYLELSMVSLISPLLMINRFNQKASTSSSTNNETQLVKHFHSNLIFQIFNKILNLNYKSLPKNKIWICLINIINDICYTDLRYIELFIELFEYQLSHQINTHNNKQSNTDKEKTDYLKDDLINSGLKFFIETFKPNHTWNVASSDKSSDQDSRSNQHQQQGHAEGGNTQLYQINLDDYKFLYTGDNYNRFSTSNVYPIHNNFTNTNSMRSK from the coding sequence ATGATGACTACAAAATTATCGCCAAAACAATTGTTGCTACAATTATCCGAAAAGTTGTCTTCAAGTAACGGGCGCGACCAACTAACTTATGATGAATTTGCTCAATTATATTACAAAGTTTTAACAATATTATCTAATCATGGTGATACTAATAAAGTGGCTGACGATGAGAACAATAAGTCgtcaattgatttgatcaCTCCATTGttaaattttataaatttaaatgtCAATTATGGACAAAAAGACACCACTGAGTTAATATACATTTTAGCCCGATTAATTTGGTATTATCTTCATTACCAGTCGTTGTTGAACGTGGATGTTTTGTTATCAGTATTTACTTCTTTACCGTATACTCAGTTTTGTCAAACAAATCACATTCTTCAATCTGATACCATTTTAAACTatgttgattattttatGCTATTCAGCTTTGACAATGACATCAGtaataaaacaaatgaatatttgaaaCTCTATACTGGTTTTATTGTGTTTATTAATAGGTTTATTATCCAATTCCAAtctattgttgaaaattggTACAATAATGATATGAAAAATGtcaacaaattattattgttaatgaatGAATACCCTGATGGTAAAATTTGGATTAGTTTATTGTTCAAAATTTGGCAAAATAAACTAAATCAACCTACAACCACTATCAAAATAATGGAATATCTTAAACTGACAGACTCAACTTTGATTTCATattatttccaaaaaaatttacccGATTCTAATGatttacaagaattaaACCTTGATAGCAGTctcaaatttattttacaaatattagatcattatcaaatgactgataataattttgtgATTCCTTGGTTATTTAATTATAAgtttatcaacaaattacAATCATGTATTGGTATCATTCAAAATTCAACTAAATTTGACATCATAACCAAGTTTAATCTATTAAATTGCAAAGTATCATTTATCATGAgtttgaattatttgaacTTTATAATTACACAACAGATTCTACAAAACAAgtttaatgataaattgcCTGATTGTGCTGTTCAACATTTTAAATCGTTTCAATTACCTCCTTTAtctaaatcaaatgattttgtcatcaaaaatgaaaacaacgATATTAATAAGCCACCACAATTGGCTTCATTAGataaaatttttacaaTGATTGAACAGAATAATTGCTATCAAAGTTTGATtatgattcaatttcaaatattggtTTCGATTAACAAATTGATGCTTGATGAAtgtaaatcaattgaatatatcaacaatcaacaGCTTGTTAGTATTGCTGATAAGACGGAAAACATTGatcaaaaatcattatcatatTTATTACAAGAGAAAATTGTCTTATCCTATCTTGAATTATCTATGGTCAGTTTGATCAGCccattgttgatgattaatagatttaatcaaaaagcttcaacttcttcgtcaacaaataatgaaacCCAATTGGTTAAACATTTCCATTCAAACTTGATTTTCCAGatctttaataaaattttaaatttaaattataaatcattacccaagaataaaatttggatttgtttaatcaatataatcaatgATATTTGTTATACAGATTTACGTTATATTGAATTGTTCATTGAGTTATttgaatatcaattatcccatcaaatcaacacccataacaacaaacaaagcAATAcagataaagaaaagacagattatttaaaagatgatttaatcaatagtggtttgaaattttttattgaaacTTTCAAACCAAATCATACATGGAATGTTGCGTCTAGTGACAAGTCCAGCGATCAAGATAGTAGATCAAaccaacatcaacaacaggGGCACGCAGAGGGTGGAAACACTCAGTTATACCAAATAAACCTTGATGATTacaaatttctttataCTGGGGATAATTATAATAGGTTTAGCACGTCTAATGTTTATCCCATTCACAATAATTTCACCAATACTAATTCAATGCGAAGCAAGTAG
- a CDS encoding uncharacterized protein (Protein of unknown function; expression decreases by benomyl treatment or in an azole-resistant strain overexpressing MDR1; Spider biofilm induced), translating to MSILINNGNDYQLNSSETFNSLKSSPSSTSSLSSISTSSSSSCHKRSKAVDLNRNTSNSQNSSISTAPTTATAANTTPRKTSITIPSKLPSSWIPLRNGNIDYSRYYNTNQEEDNQEQQLQDGEPLSAPTTNNGTTKTATANANIIQDSFETIPCFSSTTNTTITSSRSNPTNSTPTSNDPSFPKQMINWNQFLQEEKDMNDNSSTINDDDKTFYMEQLNLNVGQTPNNNNNNNHGVSETENDLLPGTSKSLIAKYHYQLNYGDENENETNDVREYEYGGGESRKRKSSTTSDDRRPRRGGGGGGSRTSQVFRNTLNKFTFKPKIK from the coding sequence ATGAGTATTCTTATTAATAACGGTAACGATTACCAACTAAACTCATCAGAGACTTTTAATTCCCTAAAATCTTCTCCATCGTCtacttcatcattatcatctaTATccacttcttcttcatcttcatgTCATAAAAGATCAAAAGCAGTTGATCTCAATAGGAATACTAGTAACAGTCAAAACTCATCAATATCTACAGCACCAACCACAGCTACAGCTGCTAACActacaccaagaaaaacaTCAATCACCATACCTTCCAAACTTCCAAGTCTGTGGATCCCATTGAGAAATGGTAATATCGACTATTCTCGATACTACAATACTaatcaagaagaagataaccaagaacaacaactacaagATGGGGAACCATTATCTGCTCCAACCACCAATAATGGTACAACAAAGACTGCAACAGCCAATGCCAATATTATACAAGACTCTTTTGAAACCATACCTTGTTTCAGTTCAACAACCAACACAACAATCACATCATCTCGTTCTAATCCAACCAATTCAACTCCAACTAGCAATGATCCTAGTTTTCCTAaacaaatgataaattggaatcaatttttacaaGAGGAAAAAGACATGAACGATAATCTGTCTACAATTAATGACGATGATAAAACATTTTATATGGAACAATTAAACTTAAACGTTGGTCAAACGcctaataacaataataataataatcatggCGTTTCTGAAACTGAGAATGATTTATTGCCAGGTACTTCAAAATCACTAATAgcaaaatatcattatcaattaaattacGGTGATGAAAATGAGAATGAGACTAATGATGTGAGAGAATATGAatatggtggtggtgaaagtagaaaaagaaaaagtagTACTACTAGTGATGATAGAAGACCAAGAAGAGGAGGAGGCGGAGGAGGAAGTAGAACAAGTCAAGTGTTTCGAAACACTTTGAATAAGTTTACTtttaaaccaaaaataaaataa
- the ARG4 gene encoding argininosuccinate lyase (Argininosuccinate lyase, catalyzes the final step in the arginine biosynthesis pathway; alkaline downregulated; flow model biofilm induced; Spider biofilm induced) → MSQQQDKQPSENKLWGGRFTGATDPLMDLYNASLPYDKVMYDADLTGTKVYTQGLNKLGLITTEELHLIHQGLEQIRQEWHDNKFIIKAGDEDIHTANERRLGEIIGKNISGKVHTGRSRNDQVATDMRIFVRESLLNLSKILHQFITAILERAHKEIDVLMPGYTHLQKAQPIRWAHWLSSYATYFTEDYKRLQEIITRVNQSPLGSGALAGHPYGIDREFLAKGLGFDGVIGNSLTAVSDRDFVVESLFWSTLFMNHISRFSEDLIIYSSGEFGFIKLADAYSTGSSLMPQKKNPDSLELLRGKSGRVFGQLSGFLMSIKSIPSTYNKDMQEDKEPLFDALTTVEHSILIATGVISTLSIDKQNMEKALTMDMLATDLADYLVRKGVPFRETHHISGECVRKAEEEKLSGIDQLSFEQFQQIDSRFEKDVMETFDFEASVERRDAIGGTAKSAVLKQLENLKSILS, encoded by the coding sequence atgtcacaacaacaagataaACAACCTagtgaaaataaattatggGGTGGTCGTTTCACCGGTGCCACTGATCCATTGATGGATTTATATAATGCTTCATTACCTTATGATAAAGTTATGTATGATGCTGATTTAACTGGTACTAAAGTATACACACAAGgattaaacaaattagGATTAATTACCACTGAAGAATTGCATTTGATTCATCAAGGATTAGAACAAATCAGACAAGAATGGcatgataataaattcattattaagGCAGGTGATGAGGATATTCATACTGCTAATGAACGTCGATTAGGAGAAATCATTGGGAAAAACATTTCTGGTAAAGTTCACACTGGTAGATCAAGAAATGATCAAGTTGCTACCGATATGAGAATTTTCGTTCGTGAATCATTACTTAATTTAAGTAAAATTTTACATCAATTCATCACGGCAATTCTTGAACGGGCACATAAAGAAATCGATGTATTAATGCCTGGTTATACTCATTTACAAAAAGCTCAACCTATTAGATGGGCACATTGGTTAAGTTCATATGCAACTTATTTCACCGAAGATTATAAACGTTTACAAGAAATTATAACTCGTGTTAACCAATCTCCATTAGGATCTGGTGCTTTAGCAGGTCATCCTTATGGTATTGATCGTGAATTTTTAGCTAAAGGATTAGGATTTGATGGTGTCATTGGGAATTCTTTAACTGCAGTTTCAGATCgtgattttgttgttgaaagtTTATTTTGGAGTACATTATTTATGAATCATATTTCTCGATTCTCAGAAGATCTAATTATTTATTCTAGTGGTGAATTTGGGTTCATAAAATTAGCTGATGCTTATTCTACTGGTTCTTCATTGATGccacaaaagaaaaacccTGACTCATTAGAATTATTACGTGGGAAAAGTGGTAGAGTATTTGGTCAATTATCTGGATTTTTAATGTCGATCAAATCTATTCCATCTACTTATAATAAAGATATGCAAGAGGATAAAGAACCATTATTTGATGCATTGACTACAGTGGaacattcaattttaattgcTACTGGTGTGATTTCTACTTTACTGattgataaacaaaatatgGAAAAAGCTTTAACTATGGATATGTTGGCTACTGATTTAGCTGATTATTTAGTTAGAAAAGGAGTTCCATTTAGAGAAACTCATCATATATCTGGTGAATGTGTTAGAAAagctgaagaagaaaaattatctggaattgatcaattatcttttgaacaatttcaacaaattgattctCGTTTTGAAAAAGACGTTATGGAaacttttgattttgaagcTAGTGTGGAAAGAAGAGATGCTATTGGTGGTACTGCTAAAAGTGCCgttttaaaacaattagaaaatttaaaatcaattttaagttaa
- a CDS encoding uncharacterized protein (Protein of unknown function; Hap43-repressed gene): protein MTIVTTDVDFFRDISKLPSEIIVIIIGYLPKCMLPQLLYFQPIQKEVAFIILLDVNITERKRHKGSETPHVGYSECDCNRFKIELNNLKKGIAQWNVYPRAIHMDDKFVFRDVLDTFPRLLKETSSINGTLSQCEGIKAEALLNLFFNTNLRFDSMQLNGLWDPATLPSVATSIRLFHTTLNSYVIPGVKKLDMEMYSNTRESQTYTFSPDLEDLRIDFNFTIQVTLPPNLQKLCITTSLDSANFVSPELVRLEYLQLQLKNIQSFDETGIIAPNLKILDLTGCFKMSNFNGLKQFQRLKRLRLKYCVYPVGLFEECSFNELESFEYIGKGFPVSCDVSCSRLTIPSNLKSLSIKNIGNMNVDLRTLVFPAKLTRLELVDLSFNDGYFHLGENLQYVHIETSTLRFDSSFKIPHLAGELILEADYLSFDSPEFMYHLPNSLTRLQLIANKQGKMGPFIRKIKWPLVLGDFAFKNFSIDYHTLELLNLKESRLEVIYIRGGNIKKLNVDLFPVSVKNLTLMEMGIHELPASFKRLNNLRQLSLMGNQLRNVNSVKLPVLSLEVLNVRQCNLRLISPFLVSMLEEKNQNANLRVEATGNLNVNIIDVRKVLKAIKGLSLELNRLNDSLLKISNHSYRLEAVYRDFDPYFEKSKSSENEEVVSDYDSDDLYNGSVFYSDEEYSDDEDDNNKRKKN from the coding sequence ATGACAATAGTTACTACTGACGTTGATTTTTTTCGGGATATATCCAAACTTCCCTCCGAAATCATTGTCATAATTATTGGTTATTTGCCAAAATGTATGTTACCACAATTATTGTATTTTCAACCCATTCAAAAAGAAGTGGcttttataattttattagatGTAAATATTactgaaagaaaaagacaCAAAGGAAGTGAAACACCCCATGTTGGCTACTCCGAATGTGACTGCAATCGGTTCAAAATTGAacttaataatttgaagaaaGGCATTGCTCAATGGAATGTATACCCGAGAGCAATTCATATGGACGACAAATTTGTATTTAGGGATGTTTTGGATACTTTCCCTAGGCTTTTAAAGGAAACTCTGAGTATTAATGGTACTCTTTCTCAGTGTGAAGGTATAAAAGCAGAAGCATTgctcaatttatttttcaatactaATCTTAGGTTTGATTCTATGCAATTGAATGGTCTCTGGGACCCAGCTACATTACCCTCTGTTGCCACAAGCATTCGATTATTTCATACCACATTGAACAGTTATGTGATTCCTGGTGTAAAAAAGTTGGACATGGAAATGTATTCTAATACTAGGGAAAGTCAAACATATACTTTTTCACCTGACTTAGAAGACTTACGTATTGATTTCAACTTCACGATTCAAGTGACTTTGCCTCCAAATTTGCAAAAATTATGTATCACAACTTCATTGGATTCTGCGAATTTTGTGTCCCCAGAATTAGTCAGGTTAGAGTATTTACAGCTTcagttgaaaaatattcaatctTTTGATGAAACCGGAATAATTGCTCctaatttaaaaattctcGACTTAACAGGGTGTTTTAAAATGTCCAATTTCAATGGGTTGAAGCAGTTCCAAAGATTGAAGCGTCTTCGTTTGAAATATTGTGTTTATCCAGTTGGTTTATTTGAAGAATGTTCATTTAATGAGCTAGAAAGTTTTGAGTACATTGGAAAAGGCTTTCCAGTTTCGTGTGATGTCAGTTGTTCAAGGTTGACTATTCCTTCCAATTTGAAACTGTTACTGATCAAAAATATTGGAAATATGAATGTTGATTTGAGGACCCTAGTGTTTCCAGCAAAATTGACGCGATTAGAACTTGTGGACCTATCCTTTAATGATGGTTACTTTCATTTAGGAGAGAATTTGCAATATGTTCACATTGAGACATCCACACTTAGATTTGATAGCAGCTTCAAAATTCCTCATTTGGCTGGAGAATTAATATTAGAAGCTGATTATTTAAGTTTTGACAGCCCGGAATTTATGTATCATTTGCCGAATAGTCTAACGCGGTTGCAGTTGATTGCAAACAAACAGGGGAAAATGGGTCCTTTTATCcgaaaaattaaatggcCCTTGGTATTAGGTGATTTTgctttcaaaaattttagtATAGATTATCACACATTGgagttgttgaatttaaaagaatCCAGACTTGAAGTAATTTATATTCGTGGAGGTAATATCAAGAAGTTAAATGTAGATCTATTTCCAGTTAGTGttaaaaatttaacttTAATGGAAATGGGAATCCATGAACTACCTGCTTCATTTAAAAGATTGAATAATTTACGACAGTTGTCACTAATGGGAAATCAATTGAGAAATGTAAATTCTGTCAAATTGCCAGTATTATCTTTGGAGGTTTTAAACGTACGTCAATGTAACCTTCGTTTGATATCACcatttttggtttcaatgCTTGAGGAGAAGAATCAGAACGCAAATCTAAGAGTAGAGGCTACAGGAAACTTGAATGtgaatattattgatgtGAGGAAAGTATTGAAAGCAATCAAAGGACTCTCATTAGAGCTCAACAGACTCAATGATTCtctattgaaaatatcTAATCATTCTTATCGTTTGGAAGCTGTATATCGTGATTTTGATCCTTATTTCgaaaaatccaaatcttCAGAAAATGAAGAGGTAGTCTCCGATTATGATTCAGACGATCTTTACAATGGAAGTGTGTTTTATCTGGATGAGGAATATAGTGATGATGAGGATGATAATAACaagaggaaaaaaaactaa